One window of the Dreissena polymorpha isolate Duluth1 chromosome 5, UMN_Dpol_1.0, whole genome shotgun sequence genome contains the following:
- the LOC127880695 gene encoding uncharacterized protein LOC127880695, with amino-acid sequence MVGYHHREIVLVIRTFIGKFIKTSVLNSLSDVTKVDFSCREIQRDDDLLAVCVAARTYLAENEDVHPELGASFFRNVRDFHEEMTSKVISKFPLTDAILQSSTPRL; translated from the exons ATGGTGGGCTACCACCACAGAGAGATTGTTCTCGTCATACGCACGTTCATTGGGAAGTTCATCAAGACGTCAGTCCTCAACAGCTTAAGTGACGTGACGAAAGTCGACTTCAGCTGCCGAGAGATCCAACGTGACGACGATCTCCTGGCAGTCTGCGTGGCAGCTCGTACCTACCTGGCGGAGAATGAAGATGTCCACCCAGAACTAGGAGCGAGTTTTTTCAG GAACGTTCGTGACTTCCATGAGGAAATGACCAGTAAGGTGATCAGCAAATTCCCATTGACAGACGCCATCTTGCAGTCTTCAACACCAAGATTGTGA